In Providencia zhijiangensis, a single window of DNA contains:
- a CDS encoding DUF2339 domain-containing protein has product MDTWILLGLILIAFVIVAPVLAIIAINRTGRMQYQINQLNQKVASLEAEIARDNGLQPVHAIDMDEENPVSHQGDIQHNKYQVDALEIAIQDTQHQDPQHQAPQIMPQPVAVSSDKQVNAVNPNRFDKPKPSQATSSQNKTEDKSIFAHFFTWLVTGNPLAKIGILLLFLGVAYLLNYSVQNEIISPELRLVFSAAGCLVLLGTGWWLRTKKALFGLILQGGAIGCLYITVFAAFKLYTMIPYGFAFAAMLIICCASIGLALLQRTISLAILASLGGYLAPILLSTGGGSHIVLFSYYLMLSIGILVISFWQAWRPLNLVGMFMTYGVAILWGMDNYHYDYYLSCQLFIIANLIVFNALTQLFALRFEHNKQLVVDNTLLFFPPLMSIALQFAISDGIGLLPAFISLLIGLLYLIASLQLHKRFNAAGNNMALGNIIIGASFVTLAVPLALSFGWTTIVWSLQGFAMLWFALNQGHKKLALLSSLLIAVSALMILSDYPYYYWSDNVIYMLPSLIAACFCAGGLFHVRQKDASYFTALSYAFLLLGLLVWFAWVPEFTDMLSWNSETESLIILAVVLISAWCWRLGGQKINWIPLVLCQFSLWAVAYYYLTLDFIYAENPMGRGEGSLIWPVILGSSVLYVMHAYRTQNLYIRRGMHVANLWLIIGFGATQVNWFVANLPWGMHELGYFIYIMSITLVVLILYWLQHNKFVPMRRKGLLYWYSLLPLMAVLVVLSYWSNFEDGKLTFWSYVPLVNPLDEAGLFSIAALLLMRKGFIEKLRKITPIEIGVVKGLMVVIIGLAIFWYNGIILRATADFANIPWNENILFDSRLVQTVLSISWAIAALFCMVIAAVKKSRAWWFGGAAIFACVIAKLFLIDVYGQDGISRAVSFIAVAVLILVVGYFSPLPPKHKTDIEVQDK; this is encoded by the coding sequence GTGGATACATGGATACTCCTAGGGCTCATTTTAATTGCGTTTGTGATAGTTGCCCCTGTGCTAGCTATCATAGCGATTAATCGCACGGGTCGAATGCAATACCAAATTAACCAGTTAAACCAAAAGGTTGCCTCGTTAGAAGCCGAAATAGCTCGTGATAACGGTCTTCAGCCTGTTCACGCTATTGATATGGATGAAGAAAATCCAGTATCCCATCAAGGTGATATCCAACATAATAAGTATCAAGTGGATGCACTTGAAATTGCAATCCAAGATACTCAACACCAAGATCCTCAACACCAAGCACCTCAAATTATGCCGCAGCCGGTGGCAGTGTCCAGTGACAAACAAGTTAATGCAGTTAACCCAAATCGTTTTGATAAGCCAAAGCCAAGTCAGGCGACATCATCTCAGAATAAAACAGAAGATAAATCCATTTTTGCCCATTTCTTCACGTGGCTAGTGACAGGTAATCCGCTGGCGAAGATAGGAATTTTATTATTATTTTTAGGCGTTGCCTATTTACTGAATTACAGCGTACAAAATGAGATTATTTCACCTGAGCTAAGGCTTGTCTTCAGTGCGGCAGGTTGTTTAGTTTTACTAGGTACAGGTTGGTGGTTACGCACGAAGAAAGCGTTATTTGGTCTGATATTACAAGGCGGCGCTATTGGCTGCTTATACATTACCGTTTTTGCCGCTTTCAAGTTATACACCATGATCCCCTATGGATTTGCATTTGCGGCGATGCTAATAATCTGTTGTGCAAGTATTGGGTTGGCATTATTACAGCGTACGATTAGCTTAGCAATTTTAGCGTCGTTAGGGGGGTATTTAGCGCCAATATTACTGTCCACTGGGGGCGGTAGCCATATTGTTTTATTCTCCTATTACTTAATGTTGTCGATAGGGATTTTAGTTATCAGCTTCTGGCAAGCATGGCGCCCGTTAAATTTAGTCGGCATGTTTATGACTTATGGCGTGGCAATACTATGGGGAATGGACAATTATCATTATGATTATTATCTATCATGTCAGCTATTTATTATTGCTAATTTGATTGTATTCAACGCATTAACTCAGTTATTCGCTTTACGCTTCGAACATAATAAACAGCTCGTTGTTGATAATACGCTATTATTTTTCCCTCCATTAATGAGCATCGCCTTGCAATTTGCTATTTCGGATGGCATCGGATTATTGCCAGCATTTATTTCTCTGCTTATCGGTTTACTGTATCTCATTGCCAGTTTACAGCTTCATAAACGCTTTAATGCTGCGGGCAATAATATGGCTCTAGGCAATATCATTATTGGGGCTAGCTTCGTCACATTGGCGGTACCGCTCGCCTTGTCATTTGGATGGACGACGATTGTTTGGTCATTACAAGGTTTCGCTATGCTGTGGTTTGCCCTCAATCAAGGGCATAAAAAATTAGCGTTGCTGTCGTCATTGCTTATTGCTGTTAGCGCTTTAATGATATTAAGTGACTATCCATATTATTATTGGAGCGATAATGTTATTTACATGCTACCGAGCCTGATAGCCGCTTGTTTCTGTGCTGGCGGGTTATTTCATGTACGCCAGAAAGACGCGAGCTATTTTACCGCGCTCAGTTATGCATTTTTGCTCCTTGGGTTATTAGTTTGGTTCGCCTGGGTGCCCGAGTTTACTGACATGCTGTCATGGAACAGTGAAACGGAAAGCTTAATTATTTTGGCTGTGGTGCTGATCTCAGCATGGTGCTGGCGTCTTGGTGGTCAAAAAATCAATTGGATACCATTAGTTTTATGCCAGTTTTCATTATGGGCAGTGGCTTACTATTACTTAACATTAGATTTTATTTATGCAGAAAATCCGATGGGGCGTGGTGAGGGTTCACTGATTTGGCCTGTTATCTTGGGCAGTTCAGTTCTGTATGTGATGCACGCTTATCGTACCCAAAACTTGTATATTCGACGTGGAATGCACGTTGCCAACCTATGGTTAATTATTGGGTTTGGTGCGACGCAAGTTAACTGGTTTGTGGCTAACCTTCCGTGGGGAATGCACGAACTGGGTTACTTTATCTACATTATGTCGATAACCTTAGTGGTATTAATTCTCTACTGGTTGCAACATAACAAATTTGTACCAATGCGCCGTAAAGGCTTGTTGTATTGGTATAGTCTATTACCACTTATGGCAGTGCTGGTGGTGCTTTCCTATTGGTCAAACTTTGAAGATGGCAAACTCACGTTTTGGAGTTACGTCCCATTAGTTAACCCGCTAGATGAAGCGGGACTATTTAGCATTGCAGCGTTGTTATTGATGCGCAAAGGTTTTATCGAGAAACTAAGAAAAATAACGCCTATTGAAATTGGGGTAGTGAAAGGTTTAATGGTGGTGATCATTGGATTAGCTATCTTCTGGTATAACGGCATCATTCTTCGTGCGACAGCTGATTTCGCGAATATTCCTTGGAATGAGAATATCTTATTTGATTCGCGTCTCGTTCAAACGGTGCTTTCCATTAGCTGGGCGATAGCCGCGCTATTCTGCATGGTGATTGCAGCCGTGAAGAAAAGTCGAGCATGGTGGTTTGGTGGTGCAGCGATTTTTGCTTGTGTGATCGCAAAACTATTTCTTATTGATGTGTATGGGCAGGATGGCATTTCCCGTGCGGTCTCCTTTATTGCCGTGGCGGTGTTGATCTTGGTTGTGGGTTATTTTTCCCCATTACCACCAAAGCATAAAACGGACATTGAGGTACAGGATAAATAG
- a CDS encoding AEC family transporter translates to MLLHIILEALSPIVLGLAVGWLSGKYGFVKREYSQAFADFVVKIALPFALFLAAVQAPPSVLLNVDYLIALAVGLIASYVIGFVVGKVFFRHNKTDAAMQALSVSFPDMAYCGPPVLLATVGSSGLIAMVLGNLIYTVIIIPFTLLMISGSANGNGILKSVGKAVIQPLVFLPVLGAILAICGVKLPEILQNSVNELGKTAGGVALFFLGLLLSGIKLTINKEIIFNVFVKNFVQAALILGTGLALGLQSDLLKAAFIIGVLPTATAVPALAISNKAYTETSAGTVLLSTIAALISIIGGITIVEML, encoded by the coding sequence ATGTTATTACACATAATACTTGAAGCCCTAAGTCCCATCGTACTCGGTCTTGCCGTAGGGTGGTTATCGGGTAAATATGGCTTCGTGAAACGGGAATATTCGCAAGCGTTTGCCGACTTTGTTGTCAAAATCGCCTTACCATTTGCATTATTCCTTGCTGCCGTTCAAGCCCCTCCTTCAGTTTTATTGAATGTGGATTACTTGATAGCACTAGCAGTCGGGTTAATTGCATCCTATGTCATTGGTTTTGTGGTCGGTAAAGTATTTTTCCGTCACAATAAAACCGATGCTGCGATGCAAGCATTGTCTGTTTCATTCCCAGATATGGCGTACTGTGGGCCACCAGTTTTACTGGCAACTGTCGGTTCATCCGGTTTAATTGCCATGGTTCTCGGTAACTTAATTTATACCGTCATCATCATTCCATTTACCTTATTAATGATCAGCGGATCAGCAAATGGCAATGGTATTCTGAAGTCTGTTGGTAAAGCCGTCATTCAGCCATTAGTTTTCCTGCCTGTTTTAGGGGCAATTCTGGCAATTTGTGGCGTAAAATTACCTGAAATCCTACAAAACTCAGTCAATGAACTCGGGAAAACGGCAGGTGGTGTGGCCCTCTTCTTCCTCGGTTTATTACTTTCCGGTATTAAACTCACAATCAATAAAGAAATTATCTTTAACGTTTTTGTGAAAAACTTTGTACAGGCGGCGCTTATTCTTGGAACTGGCCTCGCATTAGGGTTACAAAGTGATTTATTAAAAGCGGCATTTATTATCGGTGTATTACCGACGGCAACGGCTGTACCTGCGTTAGCTATCAGTAATAAAGCCTATACTGAAACCTCTGCGGGAACCGTATTACTCAGTACCATTGCGGCATTGATTTCAATTATTGGCGGGATCACCATCGTCGAAATGCTGTAA
- the dtpA gene encoding dipeptide/tripeptide permease DtpA, whose translation MSTTNNKEEVSLNAFKQPRSFYLIFSIELWERFGYYGLQGILPIYLSQVLGMSEAESITLFAAFSALVYGFVAIGGWLGDKVLGTKRAIVLGTVVLIVGYAFVAYSGHDVSMVYLGLATIAVGNGLFKANPSSLLSTCYDKNDPRLDGAFTMYYMSVNIGSFFSMLATPWLAKHYGWDVAFSLSVVGLIITLINFYMCKKWVADHGSKPDFAPVVISKLLMTIVGVVALIAISNWLLHNLGIARAALAVISLGILVIFIKEMMALKGIARRRMVVALILMLEAIVFFVLYSQMPTSLNFFALHNVEHEVFGFAIEPAQYQALNPLWIMIGSPILAAIYNKMGDNLPMPHKFAIGMLLCSAAFLVLPLGAKFANEAGIVSVQWLVICYGFQSIGELMISGLGLAMVAQLVPQRLMGFIMGAWFLTNSAAAFIAGYVASMAAAPQGEITSKVESLAVYSDVFMKIGLVTGAIAIVMVFTAPLLNRMTQEQH comes from the coding sequence GTGTCCACAACAAATAACAAAGAGGAAGTCAGTCTTAACGCGTTTAAGCAACCTCGCTCATTCTATCTCATCTTTTCTATCGAACTCTGGGAACGTTTTGGTTACTACGGTCTTCAGGGGATCCTCCCAATCTATCTCAGCCAAGTGCTTGGCATGTCGGAAGCGGAATCTATTACGTTATTCGCGGCATTCTCTGCACTGGTTTATGGCTTCGTTGCCATCGGTGGTTGGTTAGGGGATAAAGTTTTAGGGACTAAGCGTGCGATTGTTCTTGGAACGGTAGTGCTGATTGTCGGTTATGCCTTCGTTGCCTACTCTGGGCATGATGTGTCGATGGTTTACCTCGGCCTGGCTACCATCGCGGTAGGTAACGGTCTGTTTAAAGCGAACCCATCATCATTATTATCCACCTGTTATGACAAAAATGACCCACGTTTGGACGGTGCATTCACCATGTACTATATGTCCGTTAACATTGGTTCATTCTTCTCAATGCTGGCAACGCCATGGTTAGCGAAACATTACGGCTGGGATGTCGCATTCTCCCTCAGTGTAGTGGGTCTTATCATCACCTTAATTAACTTCTATATGTGCAAAAAATGGGTGGCAGACCACGGTTCAAAACCTGACTTTGCGCCGGTTGTTATCTCCAAATTACTGATGACTATCGTCGGTGTGGTTGCACTGATTGCGATTTCAAACTGGTTACTGCACAACTTAGGCATTGCGCGTGCGGCACTGGCGGTGATCTCTCTGGGTATTTTAGTTATCTTTATCAAAGAGATGATGGCGCTCAAAGGTATTGCTCGTCGCCGTATGGTGGTCGCGTTGATCCTGATGCTTGAAGCGATTGTTTTCTTCGTACTGTATAGCCAAATGCCAACCTCACTAAACTTCTTCGCACTGCATAACGTGGAGCATGAAGTTTTCGGTTTTGCGATTGAGCCTGCTCAATATCAAGCCTTAAACCCATTATGGATCATGATTGGTAGCCCAATTTTGGCAGCAATCTATAACAAAATGGGTGATAACTTACCGATGCCACATAAATTCGCTATCGGGATGTTACTGTGTTCTGCGGCGTTCTTAGTGCTGCCATTAGGCGCAAAATTCGCAAACGAAGCGGGTATTGTTTCTGTTCAATGGTTAGTTATCTGCTACGGTTTCCAAAGTATCGGTGAGCTGATGATTTCAGGTCTGGGTCTGGCGATGGTGGCACAGTTAGTTCCACAACGTCTGATGGGCTTTATCATGGGCGCATGGTTCTTAACTAACTCTGCTGCGGCATTTATTGCGGGTTATGTTGCTTCTATGGCGGCTGCACCTCAAGGCGAAATCACCAGTAAAGTTGAATCACTGGCTGTCTACAGCGATGTATTTATGAAGATTGGTTTGGTAACGGGTGCGATTGCTATTGTGATGGTATTCACAGCGCCGTTATTAAACCGTATGACGCAAGAACAGCATTAA
- a CDS encoding tetratricopeptide repeat protein → MKQFTLPLIIFYSLFINVSHAKTVAPAAPSSVVDEKTLTQLADGGQAEAQFNLAMFYQSHGQLDKAAYWYKLSASQHFTKAQINLALMYQQGAGIGKNPKEMLHWMEAAANAGDPIGQMNMAEYTLEGIPNLLEKNPQQALSWLEKATAQQLPAAQLTLAYWYEKGVVGDKNPKKANQIYLALAEKNQPQALYLLGYQAATGMYDKVNYPAAFQYFTRSAELGFSPAQNSLGMLYLAGQGTKRDTASAIKWLTLAAQQGEVSAQFNLALIYARGDGITADQAKACQWFIKAANQRSRDAQYASGACYQYGMGVPQDDTKALYWYRLAAKQGDERAQKKVMIMENDLQNAGKGK, encoded by the coding sequence GTGAAACAGTTTACTCTCCCCCTCATTATCTTTTACTCGCTTTTCATTAACGTGAGCCATGCTAAAACTGTCGCCCCTGCTGCACCTTCTTCCGTTGTCGATGAAAAAACGCTCACACAATTAGCCGATGGCGGGCAAGCCGAAGCTCAGTTCAATTTAGCGATGTTTTATCAATCTCATGGTCAGTTAGATAAAGCCGCGTACTGGTATAAACTTTCCGCCAGCCAACATTTTACCAAGGCACAAATCAACCTCGCGCTGATGTATCAGCAAGGGGCTGGCATCGGTAAAAATCCCAAAGAGATGTTGCATTGGATGGAAGCGGCAGCCAACGCAGGCGACCCTATCGGTCAAATGAATATGGCGGAATATACTCTAGAAGGCATTCCAAACCTGCTAGAGAAAAATCCACAACAAGCATTAAGCTGGCTAGAAAAAGCCACGGCACAACAGCTACCCGCAGCGCAGCTAACTTTAGCTTATTGGTATGAAAAAGGTGTCGTCGGAGATAAAAACCCCAAAAAAGCCAATCAAATCTACCTCGCTCTAGCTGAAAAAAATCAGCCTCAAGCACTCTATTTATTAGGTTATCAAGCAGCAACGGGAATGTATGACAAAGTCAATTACCCCGCAGCTTTTCAGTATTTTACGCGCTCTGCAGAGTTAGGGTTTTCCCCCGCACAAAATAGCCTCGGTATGCTCTACCTGGCAGGCCAAGGCACCAAACGCGATACCGCTTCCGCCATTAAGTGGCTAACCCTCGCCGCTCAGCAAGGGGAAGTTTCCGCCCAGTTTAATTTAGCGTTAATTTATGCTCGAGGTGATGGTATCACCGCCGACCAAGCTAAAGCCTGCCAGTGGTTTATCAAGGCCGCCAACCAACGCAGCCGTGATGCTCAGTATGCCAGCGGAGCGTGTTATCAATATGGAATGGGCGTACCGCAAGATGATACGAAAGCGTTATATTGGTATCGACTCGCCGCCAAGCAAGGCGACGAACGCGCCCAAAAGAAAGTGATGATTATGGAAAATGATTTGCAGAATGCAGGGAAAGGGAAATAG
- the psiE gene encoding phosphate-starvation-inducible protein PsiE, protein MKGMRHASNIAWVLQWVLNAGLIVLAAVLVFFLAKETFTMASLMFGGNQEAKAYELLEGIVIYFLYFEFIALIIKYFMSGYHFPLRYFIYIGITAIIRLIIVDHSDPMTTLLHAGAILVLVIALFIANTEKLKRE, encoded by the coding sequence ATGAAAGGAATGCGCCATGCGAGTAATATCGCTTGGGTATTACAATGGGTTCTTAACGCAGGTTTAATTGTGCTTGCTGCGGTGCTGGTTTTCTTCTTGGCAAAAGAAACATTTACGATGGCATCGTTAATGTTTGGAGGAAACCAAGAGGCTAAAGCGTATGAGCTTTTAGAAGGAATTGTCATTTATTTTCTGTACTTTGAGTTTATTGCCTTGATTATAAAGTACTTTATGTCAGGTTATCATTTTCCATTACGCTATTTTATCTACATTGGTATCACGGCCATTATTCGCCTCATTATTGTTGACCACAGTGATCCAATGACTACGCTGCTGCATGCTGGTGCTATTCTAGTTTTAGTTATTGCTCTTTTTATTGCTAATACTGAAAAACTAAAACGAGAATAA
- a CDS encoding DUF3999 family protein, which produces MNCMKIAVKNLTTLGVWGALFSSICLLSFGSYASDFKVNDLSANDSKQASPYDFYQGEELTTPDRSSPFYWLELPAAAYMGSAYPDTLQDIRIFNGTGNEIPTALFFDTNKSVATTNVKFNFQRLVTRADNVNPNDDAQFDSQYILVEAEPGKTTRIELPNLQRKDKTNYQAYLLTRDQLKDNGVLSTLDLGWAQNNQDWQAKVFVYYSTDKKNWVNIASNQPVMSLKLDSGVVASNTIELLRGESTGPVAPYLMLVTVSAPESDTPLLQSVTGLLYVMNSFHRQESFLFEVTNDGITREQVIYRLPTPQPLNEISIKLQQSNRVVPLKIEYIANSDEEWKLLANVMVFNQINDGDKASNSNLMIHDKQIKGLRITALKGSWDELPPTIYGLRDAVNLIVNIQGASPYLLVWGNKQATLDNVNYTQLIGKNESVENVMEDFPEITTTGKVLELGGVEKRTQDKPVEEGLHWMTIALWVLLVVGIFALLYFCWYLFKEVGSSNKSNSDDL; this is translated from the coding sequence ATGAACTGCATGAAAATAGCCGTGAAAAACCTAACAACATTAGGTGTATGGGGCGCTCTCTTTTCCTCAATATGCTTATTATCATTTGGAAGCTATGCTAGCGATTTTAAAGTCAATGACCTTAGCGCTAATGATTCTAAGCAAGCAAGCCCTTACGATTTTTATCAAGGAGAAGAGCTTACCACTCCGGATAGAAGCAGCCCGTTCTACTGGTTAGAGTTACCCGCAGCAGCCTATATGGGATCTGCGTATCCAGATACTCTGCAAGATATTCGTATTTTCAATGGAACAGGGAATGAAATTCCAACGGCGTTATTTTTCGATACCAATAAATCTGTTGCGACGACCAATGTTAAATTTAATTTTCAACGCTTAGTCACTCGTGCAGATAATGTGAACCCTAACGATGATGCTCAATTTGATAGCCAATATATACTGGTGGAAGCTGAGCCAGGTAAAACAACCCGTATTGAATTGCCGAATTTACAACGAAAAGATAAAACCAATTATCAAGCCTATTTACTGACGCGTGATCAACTCAAAGACAACGGTGTTTTATCGACTTTAGATTTAGGTTGGGCTCAGAATAATCAGGACTGGCAAGCCAAAGTTTTTGTTTATTACAGTACTGATAAGAAAAACTGGGTAAATATTGCGTCGAATCAACCTGTCATGAGCCTGAAATTAGACTCAGGCGTTGTGGCGAGTAATACCATTGAATTATTAAGAGGGGAAAGTACTGGCCCCGTCGCGCCATACTTGATGTTAGTAACAGTTAGTGCACCAGAGAGTGATACTCCACTTCTTCAATCTGTGACAGGATTGCTGTATGTGATGAACTCTTTCCATCGCCAGGAATCTTTCCTCTTTGAAGTGACGAATGATGGTATCACTCGAGAGCAAGTGATTTATCGCTTGCCAACGCCGCAACCATTGAATGAAATCAGCATTAAGCTACAACAATCTAATCGCGTGGTACCGCTGAAAATAGAATATATTGCCAATAGTGATGAGGAGTGGAAATTGTTGGCGAATGTGATGGTTTTCAACCAAATCAATGATGGTGATAAAGCGAGCAATTCTAATTTAATGATCCACGATAAGCAAATTAAAGGGCTTAGAATAACGGCATTAAAAGGCAGTTGGGATGAGTTGCCACCTACGATTTATGGGTTGCGTGATGCCGTGAATTTGATTGTGAATATACAAGGAGCTTCGCCTTATTTGCTTGTGTGGGGAAATAAACAAGCCACCTTAGATAATGTTAACTACACTCAACTTATTGGTAAGAATGAAAGTGTTGAAAACGTGATGGAGGATTTCCCTGAAATCACAACGACAGGTAAAGTATTGGAATTAGGTGGTGTGGAGAAAAGAACCCAAGATAAGCCCGTGGAAGAAGGTTTACATTGGATGACTATCGCATTATGGGTGTTGCTTGTTGTCGGTATTTTCGCGCTGCTTTATTTCTGCTGGTATCTTTTCAAAGAGGTTGGGTCATCAAATAAATCCAACTCAGACGATCTTTAA
- a CDS encoding GFA family protein — MPKGQCLCGSVKLTINQPIDTVHVCHCGMCLKWNGGPGMTIGYEGEPEIEGSEFITRFASSEWAERAFCKQCGTHLFYHLHSPSTYYLSAPLFEESKNAKMGTQIYIDCKPSYYNFVEKTPMLTEQDILNLFANKS; from the coding sequence ATGCCTAAAGGACAGTGTTTATGTGGGTCAGTAAAACTGACTATCAATCAGCCTATCGATACCGTTCATGTTTGCCATTGTGGCATGTGCCTAAAATGGAATGGCGGCCCAGGAATGACCATTGGCTATGAAGGTGAGCCTGAAATTGAAGGTAGCGAGTTCATTACTCGTTTTGCTTCATCAGAATGGGCTGAAAGGGCTTTCTGTAAGCAGTGTGGTACTCACCTATTTTATCATTTACATTCGCCGTCAACGTATTACCTTTCAGCCCCGCTATTTGAAGAAAGCAAAAATGCTAAAATGGGAACACAAATTTATATTGATTGTAAGCCTAGCTATTATAATTTTGTTGAAAAGACGCCAATGCTAACTGAGCAAGATATATTAAACCTATTCGCCAATAAATCCTAA
- the glpX gene encoding class II fructose-bisphosphatase: MSDELASAIASVTEVAAIAAFEWVGKQDKNAADNAAVEAMRNRLNEIDFHGKIVIGEGEIDEAPMLYIGEQVGKQSSEHHLDIAVDPIDGTRMVACNEHNAIAVLAAAPTGTLLQAPDMYMEKMVVGAAAKDAVHLKNPLEKNLEFLSAALDKPISMLNIAILDKPRHQHIIKTIRNFGANVITIPDGDVLASLLTILPEHPIDMMYGIGGAPEGIISAAIARALGGDMQARLVPRNKAKENTEQNKLLAAQEAIRCQQMGIEIGEILTLDMMVNTSDVIFSATAITPTVLMNGISNDLHSRSASTILVNGNNRSMKLISNRYFK; this comes from the coding sequence ATTAGCGATGAACTCGCGTCTGCTATCGCGTCAGTGACGGAAGTTGCCGCCATTGCCGCGTTTGAATGGGTAGGGAAACAAGATAAAAATGCCGCGGATAACGCTGCGGTTGAAGCCATGCGAAATCGACTCAATGAAATTGATTTTCATGGGAAAATCGTAATTGGCGAAGGGGAAATTGACGAAGCGCCAATGCTGTATATTGGTGAGCAAGTCGGCAAGCAATCTAGCGAACATCATTTAGATATCGCGGTGGACCCCATTGATGGCACCCGAATGGTGGCATGTAATGAGCACAATGCCATTGCCGTTTTAGCGGCCGCACCAACAGGCACATTGCTGCAAGCCCCCGATATGTATATGGAAAAAATGGTCGTCGGTGCAGCAGCAAAAGATGCCGTTCACCTAAAAAATCCATTAGAAAAAAACCTCGAGTTTCTCTCTGCAGCATTGGATAAGCCAATTTCCATGCTTAACATTGCCATTCTCGATAAACCTCGCCACCAGCACATTATTAAAACCATCCGTAACTTTGGCGCCAATGTCATTACTATCCCTGATGGCGATGTTCTTGCATCACTGCTAACAATCTTACCAGAGCACCCTATTGATATGATGTATGGTATCGGTGGTGCACCAGAAGGCATCATTAGTGCAGCCATTGCCCGCGCATTAGGTGGAGACATGCAAGCGCGCCTTGTTCCTCGAAATAAGGCCAAAGAAAACACCGAACAAAATAAACTGTTAGCGGCGCAAGAAGCGATTCGTTGCCAGCAGATGGGTATCGAAATTGGAGAGATTTTAACATTGGATATGATGGTGAATACGTCCGATGTAATTTTCTCGGCGACGGCTATCACCCCAACAGTGCTGATGAATGGTATTTCGAATGATCTGCATAGCCGCAGCGCGAGCACCATTTTAGTCAACGGCAATAACCGTTCGATGAAGTTAATTAGCAATCGGTATTTTAAATAA